AATTCTGAGTTTCAAAGGCTGGGCTTCAAAGGATGGGTTATACCACTGACCCTCTTCCAAACAGCACACAGCAGTTATGTTTATATGTAGCCTGAGCTACCTCTTCAAGTGCATATGGTTCCcaaaaagttttttgggggggagggagggagcagatcAACAGCCCAAAATAATTGTTTATTTGCATTAATATGTGTGAATGTGTCTCCAACAGAAAATGATCCACAGTCTGTTTCTTATAAACTGTTCTGGTGATATATTCTTGGAGAAGCACTGGAAGAGCGTTGTCAGCCAATCTGTGTGTGATTATTTCTTTGAAGCTCAGGAGAGAGCGGCCGATGTTGAAAATGTGCCTCCTGTCATCTCCACGCCTCACCACTACCTCATCAGCATCTATCGggataaaatattttttgtgtCTGTCATACAGACAGAAGTGCCGCCACTCTTTGTCATTGAATTCCTTCACCGTGTAGCAGACACTTTTCAGGTTAGTCTGTGGAGCAATTGTAGGGTTTCGGAGGGGAAACGAAGGTGTAATTCAgaggtcagcaaggtttatcttgcctgggccagatcggtCCCGCGGAGATCAATGTGGGCTGGATCGTGAGCGCATGTGTTTTTCAGCGTATGCACATATGCGATTTTCAGCGCTGCGGAAATGAGACCCCGTGCcacgctgcaccggtttagcacagGGCAAGAGCAGGCAGCTGAGttggggggtggcttgtgggccagtCAAATGACCTCCGTGGGCctcttctggcccatgggccttaggttgctgaccctggTCTAATTCCTACAAGTCGCGGGCCTTGGGGAAGATCTTAGCCGTgtgagcattccacagggtgctCAGTTGCATTTAAATACACTTATCACACATTCTGGTCTGTTTGGAGAATTTCTCTCCCGCTTATATATACAATAAGCACTTAACTTTTAGAAATCCTTTGTTTTGTACACTTAACTATTAATGTAATGAATTAGCACATTATGGGTGAAATTGGGTAACTAGAATGGAAATAATTTTAgtgaaatataaaaacaaagtggTAGTTAGCTTTTTTTTATTGAGAGGGGCTATTACTAAGAGGAGCATCTGTCTATATTAGGGGTGGGGGACGATTTCGGCTTCGTGACTCACCTTGTGGGCAGACTTTGACAGGTGGGAAGGGCAGCCCACCTGAGAATTATAGGCACCACTCTAATGTCACAGGTGGGttgccctgcccacctgccaaaaTTCTTTGCAGTTCTTTGGGAGAGCAGGGAAACAAACGGACCTCAGCCCTGGCAAGGACTGCTCCTTTGCATTGCAATGGAGAAAAAAATACCAGGTCTGCTTGCTTTTGCTGCGCTCAGCAATTCATCTTAAGTGTGGTTCAAAAAGCTTGCAGAACATTAGGCTGTGGCAGTTGCTGAATATAACGTGGTTTTTAGGTGAAGGAAAAGCTTTTAACTGGAATAAATTGCCTCCTTTGCATCCTCTGCTTGGTTTAGGATTACTTTGGAGAGTGCTCGGAGACTGCAATTAAAGACAATGTTGTTATTGTCTATGAGCTTCTTGAAGAAATGCTGGACAATGGCTTTCCTCTGGCAACGGAATCCAACATCCTGAAAGAGCTCATTAAACCTCCCACAATCCTGCGCTCCGTTGTCAACTCCATCACAGGTACCACGGCAGCTTCCAAACGCAACTCATTCTTAGCGCTCTTGAAATCAAAGGCTTTGTGCTTCTCCAAGTTTCTGTTGGTTTGTGCAAATTCAGGAAGAGAAAACTTTGAATGTTTCTCTGTTTACATTCCTGAGCTATGAGAGCAGGATCAGATAACATGCCCTCCGCCTTGGAgaaactggctggggctgatgagatgtGCATcagccatgttggctactcctgcaaAAGAGGGGCAGACCTCTTGTCCCCTGACTGCTGAATTTATCCAGCAGCATCATTTGCTTAGTAGGGGCTTTGTCAAAGAACTATGTAGTATTTATCAGACCAGCCTATCCACTTGCTTGTTGACACTTTTAAATCACTCCAGATGGCAATGAGACTAgagctgggtgatatattgatatatagttcaaaaccagtttgaagttcaTATTGTGATActagtttcataatttttgacctggcaagaTATCATGAATCGTGATgtatgtgtgtgctatgcaaaaatcaaagTGGGAAACACCATGAAGCCAGcaaatgcctctacatagctccatccttgaTACATCAAGATGTTTAGCTGGTTAtacattgcaatgttgaaaaccagatagcGCCCAGCCCTGGCTGAAGCAAGATTTTCCTTTGCAGAAGCTATGTTGATTCTTCTGCAAAGATTATTCGTCCATATACACGTTGGGGAAATTGGTGTACAGTGCCTTTAAAGATAATGTATGCTTTGTACCAGTTTACCTCGGACAGATGTTAAGCTAATTGGCATGTAGCTTCCTGATTCCCTTCTTAAAAGCCAGCATTACATTGCCTACTTTCCAGTCATTCAGTAAGgagggtggttgtgtgtgtgacaggtttttcccccccttagGATATTGATTTCTTACTGGTGTCTTTTGGCTATTCTTGTATTTCCAAGGCAGCAGCAATGTGGGTGATACTCTTCCAACGGGGCAGCTGTCAAACATTCCCTGGAGAAGAGCAGGAGTAAAGTACACCAACAATGAAGCTTACTTCGATGTGATTGAAGAAATAGATGCCATTATAGACAAATCTGGTACGAGGCTTTCAAATGTGTGTTCTTATCCTTGGCAGAGTGAAATGGAAGAGTTAGAGCTGGGATAGTGCTTCACGAATAGTCTTCAGTAATACCATTTATATAGTAGCTTGGATTTCGAAGTAATGCTCAGTGAAATTTGATATCTCAGtaagcctaccttacagggttgttgtaatgtCAATATTAACTACTCACGTGTTGTAGAGAAGGGGCCAAGGCCAAAACTGAATGACTTTCTTAAAACCACTTAATGAGGTCATGGGAGGAACAAGATTTGGAACTGGCACAGCTTGTTCTTCTAGCAGCTATGCCACGGTTGCTCAAAAACATCTTCAGTTATTGTAGCAATTCAAAAACGTGTATCCCCTGGGCAAATAATATCCAATGACATCTGAAGTCTGCCTGAAGCACATTAAATTAGTTTATTCACTTGCATGGTGCAAATGACTCCCTAAGGTGTGATCTGCTGATAATCCTCTTTTAAGAGATCGCTCGGTgatctttccttcctctctgccagGCTCCACAGTCTTTGCAGAAATTCAAGGGGTCATTGATGCCTGCATCAAACTCTCGGGGATGCCTGATCTTTCACTTTCTTTTATGGTAAGTTGAGTTTTTGTTTATAGTGCGTACATGTTCATTCTAAATAGTAGTAGAGGTCTGCATTCACCTGAACGCAAATAGAACCCTCCGTACAATCATGGATCCTCCAGCAGCTGATTGGCGCTGTCAGCGAGTTCCGCTTGGAAAAAAACAGTCAGGATCTCACTTTGGTTCCTGATTGGTCTTTTGCAGCCATGTAGCTATATGATATCAGGTGTGGGAGCAGATGGGCACGGTTTGTGGGGAAACTGCCCAAATtactattattagtagtagtaatttctataccacccttcatccaatgaTGACAGGTTGGTTTGCAATATAAATTGAGGCCCAAGCTGGGCTTAATCGGGCTtatgggccaaaggttcccccatcTCTGCCTTAAATAACTGTGAATGAGAGGAATTAAAGTAATTGTGCAGGAGAGGGACCCGCTATCCCAGCACTAGCCGTGTTGGACAGACTCCCAGCAGTGTGCCCTTTGCCTTGTTACTGTTGCTTCCAGTCGCTCTGGCCAGCCTAAATCTGGGTGAGTGAAGTACCCATGATCAccctgtctccccccaccccacctcctgttAACTTAAAACCAGTACTGTATTTCAAGCAGTCAGGGCAGTGTGGCCTGTCCCTGGGTGGCAGAGAATCCTGCTGTGCCTCAAATTCTAAATGCAGTAAGTTCATTAAAGAAGCGGAAATATATAAAAGGTAGCGAGtattattatgcatttatttaagtGCCAATGTGCACAGTCATGTGCAGAGAGTCACTTTGGGGTTCCATGAAGTGcccagaaaaaaggagaaaataactGGGAAGGAAATGAGTAACAGCCTAGGGGTGATCCACCAGCAAAGGCTAACTGAAGCACTTGTAAGTTGCATGTAGGGAATGAGTCTATTAGTACCAGGAATCTCATTGAAGGTGAGAAGGAGGCAGGCGTGTGTGTTATGTGACACAGAGGGACTTGGGTCTATcacagtttgtgtgtttgtgtgctttatACACAAATGAACGTGAGGGATAGATGTTGGCTTTTGAGAGTTGGAGCACAGCACTCATCCAAAAGCATTAATCATTAActagtgcaatcctattcatgttgACTCAAAAGAAAGTCCCACTTAACCCTAAATTAGTTTGCATAGGCTTGCGGCTATTGTCTCCTCCTATCTTCCAAAAACCTTATTAGTTGGCACATGACAGTGACTTGCCAAAGAACAAGCCAGTGAGTTTAACTGGGCCAAGTTTTGAATACCTCTAGATTTGCCAACATCAGCTTAGTCTAATGAATATGAGAGATAAATATTATGATGCAGCAGGATGAATCATGAAATCCTAAAACTGTAGacttagaagggaccccaaggtcatctagtcaaTGTTTAGTATGACTGAGAAAGTGTTTATCTTGATTCACCTTCTATAGAATCCAAGACTCCTGGATGATGTGAGCTTTCACCCCTGTATTCGATTCAAGCGCTGGGAGTCGGAAAGAGTGCTCTCCTTCATTCCCCCAGATGGAAACTTCAGATTGATTTCCTATCGAGTCAGCTCACAAAAGTAAgcctgaaatgggggggggggggctgtgtatATACAACAGTTGCCTTTGCTGTCATCCGTGATCCTGTTGAACTCTCTCTAATCTTTTAGTGGGTGCCGTACGCTTTCTGTAGCCTCCATAGGACAGGTTTTAGAAACATGGGCTAATACTGCTTATTATTTCTGTGCCTAACAAAAACTGGCCATCTCTGTGTGCAAAAAATTAGACAAAGCCCTACCCACAGACTCAGAAGTGGTTTTGTTATGAGGATCCCATAGTTTGCTGTTGAAATGTCACTTTCAGCATCCGAAAGCTAGTTTACACTCTTGATGAAAGAAAATGACACACACTCCCCAATTCACATATCCATTCACCTGTTCTCAAATAGGGATGGGTGACATTTTGGTGATTTTCCCCCCTCCTAATTTAGGGGTGAATTCATTTTAAAGCTTAGGATTTTTTTTACCAGTGGTGGGGGAGTGGCTGGCTTTTTCTCTAATGGTAGTGGAGGTTCTTTTGGTGACTGCCATTGCCACCCCCATGGCATGTTTGTGGGTTACTCAGGGAGGTGGATGGCAGTCACTGAGAAAAACTCCTTTTGTTGTTAGTTTAAAAAGCGGGGAAAGCTGTTAGTAAGACAACCCCAGCTACACAGAACTTTCGGCTCAGTTCTATGGCAGAACATTGCCAAGATTCAAAGCCATTTGTCTAGGAGTTGCTATCTTGTGGCAATCTCTCGTGTCCATTTAGTATAActgtaaattgtgtttcttaTTAGTTTCTACTGTTTTATTGGCTTATTGGTTTCTACTGTTTTATTGACTTATTGTTATACAACTTATATAGTTGTATAACATACTCTGTTCTGAAGGGGAGAAGGTCATGGCTGCTTGGGAGTGGGCCCCAGCCagcagaatggctggggcaggttccacagtgggggatgcactgggacacctAGTCTTAGTGATCACGGGTAGGTGAAGGAGTTACGCtaggaccagaccatgtcattaccgaggaggcaggtttagttgTTATTTGAaaactatccctgcctccgggtcttgACCGGAAGGATACTGCAATCAACAAGGGAGACCTACATGacctctgttacacatgccaagTCAATGATTCACAAGACCATTgtcatccacgacttgattgtggatggaggaattgacctggcatgtgtaacagagacttggttggacgaggcagatgggcctgttcttgccactgcttgtccaccaggtttctcttacgcacagcaacccaggtcatatgggtggggaggggggtgttgcagtggtttttaggaagtcattagtttgcaccaggtgtcctattgggaagacccagttttctgagtgcatgttctggaagttgggcaataggggcagtacaggattccttttggtgtactgacctccccgctgcaccaagtattccctgcccgagctgcttcagatCATGAcagatgtgctcctggagacacctagtttggttgtcctaggaaattttaacatccatgccgacaatACCTTgcaaggggctgctcgggacttcgtggaaagcatggcctccatggggctgtccctgaataagtttggcccaactcatagttgtggacatgccttagatctggtgttcacctctatggacaCGGGTGATTTGACACTAAGTCAAAGTGACATTTGTCCATGTCACATACACTATTTTAAGCCAAATGTAGCACACCACATGCACAAACTCTTTTCCCTTCATGTATTTGACAGTGTCTTTAGAGGTCTGAAAATTGGGGGGGACGGACGTGTTAGTTCCTCTGCATTACCATAGTGTCCCAGGGCAAGAAACCACGGGAAGGATGGATGTTCCAGCAGAGCCCTGGTGTGGCATTCAGTGGAGGTCTGGTTATTTAGCATCCCTTTGGTCAAAACTGCCATCAGGGAAGTTTGGGTGGGAAAGAGAATGGAGGGGCTGTAAGGCAAATTAGATTTGGGCTTGATTTATAatgcagggagagagaaacagagaattgtagagttggaagggaccctgaggatcatgtagtccaaccccctgcaggaatatgctgctgtccctTATGgaggatcaaacttgcaaccttggcgttatcagcagcacgctctagccaactgagctatccagggagTGCAAGCGGAACCAGGAGTTCACTGTTCTGACTACTTGCCATCATTCATTATAAGCCTCCACTTCCCAATGtgtaaaatgaaaaataacaacATCTTATATTTGATATGTGCCCACACAGTTAATGACTGCATTTAATCTCCTTTTTGAATATATAGTTTGGTGGCCATCCCAGTATACGTGAAGCATGCGATTGGCTTCAAGGAGAACTCGTCTTCGGGAAGATTCGATGTCACAATTGGGCCCAAACAGAACATGGGGAAGACGGTGGAAGGAGTCCTCATGACCGTTCACATGCCAAAAGCAGTGCTCAACGTGAACCTTACAGCCACACAAGGCAACCACACGTTTGATCCTGTCACCAAAGTAAGTCCAGCT
The sequence above is drawn from the Lacerta agilis isolate rLacAgi1 chromosome 5, rLacAgi1.pri, whole genome shotgun sequence genome and encodes:
- the AP3M1 gene encoding AP-3 complex subunit mu-1; the encoded protein is MIHSLFLINCSGDIFLEKHWKSVVSQSVCDYFFEAQERAADVENVPPVISTPHHYLISIYRDKIFFVSVIQTEVPPLFVIEFLHRVADTFQDYFGECSETAIKDNVVIVYELLEEMLDNGFPLATESNILKELIKPPTILRSVVNSITGSSNVGDTLPTGQLSNIPWRRAGVKYTNNEAYFDVIEEIDAIIDKSGSTVFAEIQGVIDACIKLSGMPDLSLSFMNPRLLDDVSFHPCIRFKRWESERVLSFIPPDGNFRLISYRVSSQNLVAIPVYVKHAIGFKENSSSGRFDVTIGPKQNMGKTVEGVLMTVHMPKAVLNVNLTATQGNHTFDPVTKVLTWDVGKIAPQKLPSLKGVVNLQSGAPKPEENPNLNVQFKIQQLAISGLKVNRLDMYGEKYKPFKGVKYITKAGKFQVRT